A window of Eucalyptus grandis isolate ANBG69807.140 chromosome 4, ASM1654582v1, whole genome shotgun sequence genomic DNA:
TTGGAAGGTTGTGGTGAGTAAAAACAGTGAAAAAGCCATTTCGAGAGAGGCTTGCCAAAGGCAAAAGACGAGGGATGCGTTAGCAGAAGGACGACTGGTAGTAATGGGCACTTCCTTTCGGTTTCAGCGCATTGCCCCATACGTGGTGGAGAAATGTATGGACATAATCAGAACGCCTGAAGCCAAAGTTTGGACCAGATTTTggcaaaaaggaaaggcaaaaaCGAAATTGCAGAACCAGGTAATGTCATTAATGGCCAAACCACTGAAAAATCAAAGTACTTGTACTGCATTCCGTATCTAAGATAAAAGTCATCCTATGTTTGATACCTATGTTTAAATATCATGTATTTGATTATTGTTCAAGACATGATAAGGGTAGATATAAGTTAAATAGAGCCTGGATTGAAATATCTTGTGTGATGTAAGATAAAAGCGAACATGATTTCTTATGTCCAATGTATAAacgctatttttttttatttaataacaaGCCTCTTTAAGTTAATAAAGctgaataatatttaaattctaatataaaaaagaaaaattcaaagtaacaataattttcatttttattttatttgtgtatacgaatttctttctattctatAATGGATAATATATATGTGTATttgttatttatatttattacatattttaggtatgttagtatagTTTGTTATtcgatgaatttttaattaaagaaTGTTAGAAgggaattgaaaaatataaaagaaaaaagagaagggaaaataataaaagactAATATATAAAAGTAAAGTAGAATGACCCAgattttaaataaacaaattcaagTTTGAAAATGGATCTTTCTAATTATCAAGAATAAGGGGCAAAGAGATTTCTTAAAAAAACCCTACCCTCCCCATCTCCTTCTCATTTACAGCACCGATTCACGTTGAAACTTCACAACtcccaaataattttttggtttaTATCAAAGCCTTACAACACAGAGAAAGTTGagctccttcttctcctcctctgtcACTCTCTAGTTCAAGTTGAAACTTTACGAAAGCAACAACTGATCTATATCATTCATATTGTACAATAATCAAGAATTGATTGCTACagattatcttcatttgtgCATTTGTGGTTTCTTTAACAGTGAATAATAAGAGattcttatcattttcttgataTGCAATTGCTATGAAATATTGGACATTATAGTATATTAAAATATCTAGTTTTATTATTACGATCCTCTTAACAATAGATTTGATATAACAAATTCCTAGATTTTATATTATACCTCATCTAGTACTATCATGactagaaatccatttgatcaAATGGAGATTAAGATTTTAGAAAAGTCACATTTAGATACATAGCTCAACATTGATGTTACCAATCGTCATATTAAATAACACGTGGCAAATGCTCAAATAATAGACGTGGGAGCCACAGATTTTTGAAACCTGACTTCGACCAAGGGGCGGGCTCGAGACTTGACCGGGGCATTTTTTAAACCTTAAAAAGTCCTTAATtgctcaaaagaaaatgaagtcgTCAATTAACCAACGGCTAAAACATTAACTCCTGTCTTTGCACTTATCCCTAGGCTCTCCTTTATAATGCAATATGGTTGtaggaaagattttttttttaatttaggaaTCGTCGGAAATCACCATTCGAGGGATTACATAACTCTCCAGTATCTCGGTAGCACCGTCGGGCCTAATTGTAGGAAAGTTCATTTCTATTATGTCTCAAattttcgctttctttttctttattctttttttttttctgaatgaGCAACTTCGTCCTTCATCAGTGATTTATTTTTCCACTGGGACAATGGCCACCCAAGAAAAAAGTAGCCATCAAGACATACGAATTGTTCTAACATTTAAAGCAGAGGAAGAGGACATTTCTTACCATTAACAACATGGATTCTCGACCAAATACTTGTCCCATTTCCAGCTAAATCTCCTAGTAATCGAACAATCCGTTGCCTTTTCTTAATAACGAgatataatttgaaagaaaCGAGCTGGAGATGCTGGTGTTACAGCCATTAACTTATAAAATAAATAGTACTAGTCACTTTACTCCTCGATGGAATCATGATAATAGGTGCCGTTTTCAATCGAAGAGAGCAACGAAGCAAGATTGATGGTTCAAAAGAAAAACCCCATTAAGTCAATCGTCTTGTCGACAGAATGATAACAATCCCTCATCAAAACTACCTTTTCACACTGCAAAAATCTCAATAAAAGAGTGCTTGCGAATTAATGCTCTATGGCATAAATGCTAGGGCTAGGGCTAGGGTTAGGGTTAGGGTTAGGTTAGGGTCAGGGTTCGGCCTTTATGACTTTCAAGGAAGATCTTTTTGTCAGTTAAAGCCATTACTTTCTTCTCAGGTTTTTTGTTGAGAAAAGATGCTGAGCCTATTTTTTATAGGGGGCTTCTTTTTGGGCTGCAAATGACAATCTACTTCGAGTTTTAAACCAAATCCAACACATTTAAAGAATcaagtttaaaaagaaaaaagaaaaaatgagagagaggaaGTATTTGACTCTCTTCAGAATAAGTAACTCATTTCCTTAAAGATTTGGTTATAGTTTAGCTCACcttctaatttgattttttttaatgacaattTCTGTTAAATGCTACAGCTTTTAAATcagaaaatttgtttgatatttaTTGTCTTTGTTATTCTTAAAAACCGATAAATATTAGAATTTTGAATCACTGCATTTATAACTCTGTTCAATGGAATCGCCCCCAAAAAGATGTTTTCAAGCTGTGTAAACGTCAATTAGCTAGAGAAAACAATATCTTGATGCTACAGGCATCGGTGGAGGTGTTGGATTTCATATGTTTCTGATCTCACATTATCTTTAGATCTAAATTGTTTTGATAAATAGGTTTTGTACAATTCCAAATAGACACATATTTGAGGTTGTGTGGATGCAAATGAGCTGCAACTAAAGTGAACAACATCATGTTGATGGAAGCAAGTTGTGTGGGGCTGCTTACAAATATAGTTATAAAACAGTAGAGATAGAATAGATGAGTTTGTGTTAGGCTTATacaaagataaaatttatttagTAAATATTGCCGTGGAAATTAAATATCACCAATTTGTTATATCATTAGATAGTCTCCTGTCACTGACCCCACAAGGGGGTTGTAGAATAGAATAAGGCCAAAATTAGATTGATCTGTAAATCTTACCAAAGCAAATTCATAGAACTAACTACATCCTTGATTGGCAACGGCAAGCTCAAAACCTGATTGGAGCATTTTCAAAACCTTAAACCCTGATTGAACAAACTAAAACCTTAAATCCTCAATAATCTAGGATCAGAACTTTTAAGTCTTGTTTCTGCACTTATCCCTGATTAAAGCCAACGCAGTATATAATTTCTACCCCATTACAAATACAATTTTACCTGAATAATACACAATACACAAGATATGCATTCACAACTATCTGGCATACGAATCTATCTGGCATACGAATATGTTGCACAGATATTAGGACCAAATGCACATTATATATGTCAAATATTTCATGATATATCCGTTTCTAAACTCCCTTAACACCTATCTTTAGAGGGATGAACTACAACGGAAATAATTAAACTGTGCATATATGCATTTTGCATGAAGAGTTTCCTCTTCCCTTGTACCGTCCCTCCCAAGTCAAATGTCATGGAAAAAATTCTTCTCATGAGaaagaatcaattttcaagTTATTAAATTAAACGGAAAAACGACACAAATGGTCCTTAAAGTTTAACTCAATATACaatgtgattcatgaacttttaatttattcaatatgtatttttgaattttagccCAGCGTATAAtgtcattcttgaatttttaaaaggaaaaattgtccaaaattttctaaacctataacatttttgtaaattcaatcataaatcttaaACATTCTCACTTATtgccaattaaatttattcagTCAATTTTAGTTGGAGATCACCAACGTGAAAGCCAACAGAGCCACGTAGGACTACAAGCAttaatgtggacaaattttgataattttttaatgttttaaatttattattattttttccgatttttttctctttttttctttcttttctttattgcttcttcttcctctctctgtgCCAACTAGCCTCACTCCCACAAGTGAGGTGTGGCTTGGCAAGCCTTGgcaaggggagccctcgcccaagccaaggcaaccttgccaaatctagcaagggagCCCTATCTAGGACTTGCCCTAGCGAGGGTCGGCTTTGCCCTAGCCTAGGTGGCGATGGCCGGCCTTACCAGATCTGGCCTAAGAGAGGTCAACCTTCGTCAAGTCTTGTTAGTTGCGCCTTGCCCGTAACAGGCGAGGCCAATCAACCCGGCAATGGTCAGTGGCTGACCtccaacaaaacaaagaagaagatataaaaaaatttcaaaaaacataaaaatattattaaaatttattaacgTCAACGTCGGTAATCTTACGTGGCACACTAGCATCCACATCAGCCATTTCCcaccaaaattaaataaatagacttaattggcaaggagtgaaaaaattttaaactcaattagtaaaattgaaaaatttattactgaattgataaaaagtacaataaatttaggattttttagacaattctCCAAATTAGACTATTCAATCAAGTTGGTAGACTTTTGGTACATgcttaatttattcatttgattacatgaaaatgttcaatataagGGATTTCATATAGcttatgaattaaattaaacatgtacaaaaaattcagaaatcatattaaataaattaaaaatttgagaatcatATTACACACAAGAATAAAATTCAAAGACCACATTCCACATTTAATCAAagttcatcatttatttttatcattaccCTTAAATAAACATAAGGTTCTACAGacatttccttaattttctttGGTCAAATTTCCTCAAGTCTGATTGCTTGACAAATGGGCAAATAGACGCGTGCTCGATACCTCGCTTGTCCTGCCCGAAATAAAAGACTAAGCCTTGAAAACATTGGAAAAGACAAACAGTACATGTCCATCAGCATAACATATACGACACACTCCCAACAAAGTCATCATTTCATTCTCCATGCCAGACAAAGCAGGAACAAAAAGCTGAGCCACGACAATTCTTTTTTACATGCGCGGACAAGTCTCCCCCAGAACATAGACAAAAAGGTCCAGCAGTGAGACAAATCGGTGCACTCCAAAGAGAATAAAGGTTAACTTTTGGTACACGACTCATCCACCTATCCAGTCACGCTGACTACATTGCCAATCTTTGAAGAAACATATGTTAGCACGCGTCGCCATATCGCGCAATATAAAGGCATTGTCTCACATTCGATCTCGAGAAATACAATAAGGATGATaacgataataataataatgataatgataatgataacaGTGATCTGGTGCCATGAGTACATTCACATGTAAGGTCTTCAAGTTTTAGCAGACAATACTCAAGacatgctatatatatataattaatttaaagtgtgcACATGCGCCAAAATGAGACCGGGGGATACTGTGTTCATTCTAAACAAAAGACCAGTTCATGAACATGAAGGCCAGACAGTGGTGGGAATCGTCGTCGTTGAGAACTTTCCATGCAACGGCTTGCTCATAAGCCACCGGCCTTCCCATGCTAGAAATGCACACTCCGGCTGGCAGATAGGCGATACCCTGGAAAACAATGAATTAATGTCAGACTTAACTGCTTTAATTTTTCCCATGCGTTTCATTATAAAGTTTGAGTCTGCAGCTTTGATCATAGTTTGGAGCTTCTTATATTAGGATGAAGGGTTAAACTAAATGCACCTGCTGCATGATCTTCGGGAACTCCGAAGAAAGAACTTTCCTGCCACCTTCATCAAGAACCTTTTCCAGCATAATATCTTGGAGGGCCACCAGAGTAGTTTCAAGCATGTCAAGTCCAGCTTGGTTGGCGAAGGTGAAGACAGGAGAGGCCTGCGAAAAATTTCTTTAGTTAAGTACAAAAGAGGCCAGcaatcttctcttttttaaaggCAATAAAAATACTCAGATGGCAGATGTAGCTTTAATTTGAAAGGCGCAATTTAGTTGATAAATGTATAtaattaaagagaaaagaatggcTGTGTACCACATTTGTATTCACAGAGCAGCACATAATTGCATCAGAATGGTGCCAAAATTCCTTCAAAACAGCATCACCAGCTTGGGAGTCCCCTCTCAACAGTTCAGCTCCAGCACAAATTCTATAAACACAAAAATTGGTCGGTGGCTACTAGCAGGGGGTAGAAAGGAGTTCAAGGATAGAATCGATGAAAAATTATGTCAATAAAAGTGAAAACATCAATGCAAATTCTCAAGCAGTACCAGTGTAAAAAACATCGTCAGACATACCAAGTATAGCCTAAGCTGATAATAGCTTACACAAAGTGCGATATCAACATATTTACACCTCAGCTACTTTAGAATAAACCCAACGAAAATCAGAGGAAaatctttcaaattcaaaagtatGTTGTCCACGCTACCAAAGTCTTACACAGATACCCATTGTAAAGTATATTATTCCACCCCCTATAATCCAATAACACGTCTACCAATGCCCTTTCTCCAAAGCTCCCAGTTATTTTGCAACACACAATGAataatatagttttttttttttttttggggggggccAGGAAAAAGTGGTACGGTAATGTCCAGGGAAGTGTAATATCACTCCTCTCTAACTCAGCTCTCCCTCATATATATAGACAGCCCAAAATTCCACCCATTTTTAACATAAACATTGCTAACCTGTAGCTACGGCAGATCCATCGTGCCAGCGTAAGAGCTTCAGGAGAACCAGAGAGAGATTTTGGCCCCAGATGGCCACCTAGCCTGGAAGGTGCAATTGCCATGGCAACCCTCTGGACAGATCCCACAACACTACGCACATATTGACGAGCCATGATGGCAACAGTGTCCCGTAAATGGTTCTCAAACACGAACTGGAATGCGATGGTCAGGACAGATCGCAGGTTGTAGGTGCTAGCATCAGCTTCACAAGTAGGACGAGCACCGCCAGATCCCACCTCCAGCGTAGAGGCCAGGTCCAATGTCCGGGTAGGGGCAGGCCCATCCTGAACAAGGAAAGCACAGAGAAGAAAAGATCAGAAAAATGGCATGCTAGGAGTTTCAAGTAATCTTAGGAAACTGCTCAAACAAGCTTCTTGGCAGCCATTCGTTCTTCAGAGCCCTTCCATTTCACAATATTTAAAGTCTCTGAAAGATGCATTAGCGTAACAAACAGATACCCAGTGACATAAAATTGTTTGCGCAGTAAAGATTACTTCCTAGATTGTATTGTATGGTAAGTGGTACAGGAGCAAACAAGAAGTAGATTGGTAGCATCGTCAGGCTAAGTCTCAGCCGATGATACCCCGAGAATAGGACTCTATGAAAGACGGCAGTATCAAGGATGCTTAACTGTTTTAGGATCCAATTGTATGACACGAAAGCCAGATGGCAACAAAGGAGCATCATCTGCGAAAGATTCATCAATAGGAGCAAAGACAAGCTGAGCACAGGCACCAACTGCATTTTCATCCACCCCACTGCATAACTGCACCAAGGATTTGACAATGCCATATCAGTGAAAAAGAGCTTTCCTAACATGGGGTAGAAAAATTATAAGTACTTCCATGTAAAAAGCCAATTGAAAATGCAAACCTGAAGTAAATACATGTCATGTGCCAAAGGTATATCTTCAGGTGAGAATGCATGACCCTCTAGCCGAACCACCTCCAAGAACTATATATGAGAACTTGTGAGCAGTGATGCTAAGAAATAACAGAAAGAATTCACTGAAAGCAATCAAAGAAAGATCAGTATGCATAGACAGAGCTATTAAGTATTACCTCCTCCTGTTCAACAGTGTGGGCAAGAGGCAAAATGACATGGCTACTAGGGAAACCACCAGGTCTCACACATGGAATGGCATAAGGACTAGTTTTCAAAGAGGCAGCTGAGTATGCATCAATTCCATGGTCAGCCCACTCAGAGCGGTGTTCCCTCAGAAAGCGTACAAGCACAGCAGGCGGAACATTCTGTAAGTAAGAAGCAAAGACAAAGTTAATCGAATACAAAGTTAAAAGTAAGTCCAAAGCAACAAACGAGAAATTATAAAACAACAGCTGGTGGGAGAGATAGCGGCTTTCAGCCACCATAAGTGCAACAGGCAACTCTTGTCATCCTATTGTAAACACACCTGAAGAAGCATGGACGCCTTGGCACAGAGCACTCCTCTTCCAAAATTTGGAAATATGGTTGCATTGTATTGGGAACCAAGAAATTTATTTGGAGATGAGTTGACAGCAATGGTGACATCTTCTACCCCATCGCTACTTAGAACAGACCAACCGTCATCCACAAAGCCATTCACAGCATCATTAAACCCCCTGGAATACATGATTCCAAGCTGTAAGACACCAgttgaaaatcatgaagaaccTAGCTTTTGCATCTTTTGAAGAAGCAAAAGACCTAATGGAGGAGGCAAGCCCATAAGACGGTTCAACGTAAATGAGAACTTCTCATGTTATATACCTGCACAATTTCTGACTAAACGTCCTCAAGACTGCAGGTTGTCGGCTACCTCCATACTGAATCTCCCCACTACTTTCTTGGGCTATTTGTCTAATATGGCGCAAAGCCTGCAAATCATGGTTAAAACGATTAAGTGAAAGATAAATAATAATTCAACAAGAAACGAAACATGGAACCATTCTTACAGCAACAGTCATCTTCTGTGCAAGAATTTTGGACGATTCATAAAGTGGTCTGAGAACTTCAGGAACACTCCAAGCCTAACAAGAGAACGAACATGAAAGAATCCACATAATTATCTTAGTATAGaataaaagaaacataagtAGCATGTGAATAGCTGGAATGAATTATGCACTCACATCTAGATCAACATGATCCACAATATGAATGATTGCACCACCTCCCTCACAAGGTCGGATGAGATAACCACTTGGAAGAACTTCAGCTCTCACAAAACTTGAAGACGATGGCCCTGATGGGCCACCAGTACTTGTAGTCAATGACCTCTCACATATCTGCAAAAAGAATTTTCAGACAACAAACAAAGTCACAAGCACACTAACATGATTTCCCAGTGCTGAATATTTCACCTCTAAATCAAGTCTCATTAGACACAAAGCATACCACATGTAAAGCTAGGCCCCACAAGAAAATTAATTGAGGAAAGGAAACAAGCCACAATCTGATTACAGTTAATCAGTGACCTAAACGAGGAAAACTTATAGTAGCATAATGAAAGAACACACTTATTCAAAATTAGTTTTCCTAAAATTACCATGAGTTCACATAATTCTAAATAAGAATAAGGTCAAAACAAAGATTCAAGGGCATAGTTACCACAAGACTGCCATCTTCCAGAGTAGTGGTATATCGAACTGTCCAAAAATCACGTGCTGCTGCCAGAGTTGTAGGTGCATAGGTCTAACCAGTAACATATGAACAGTCAGGAACAGAAAAAGCAAGCATTTTTATAGGCACCACTGCGAAAATTCTAAGGCTACCACCAACCTGCATGTATACAAGCTCTATCGTCCCCCCATTCCCTGCAGGGATCACATTAAGAACCTCAAGGCATCGACAGTCGCGAAACCAAGATGGACGATCTTTGAGAATTTCAGCGACCTGTGAGTAGTTCATCGTGAATATTAATTGCCTTAATCAGGATGATTGAAGCCAATTAGGATACACATACCTTCATGGGCTCTAGACTCACAAGACCGCAGACTCGTGCTGCTACCCCATTACAATTGCGGGAAACAGCAACGATTCCAATAGAATCCGGACCAGGCTACAAATCACCATGTGAATTATGAGTATGATGAATGTCACTGAAACCAAGGTCTCTAAAAGAGTCGGTCAACTGTACCTTCATCCCAATCATCTGTACCCAGTCAACAGCAGTTCCAGTAGCCTTGGCCAGGAACTGTGTGAGGGTCTCCGCAGCAATCGCAAGAAGGCTAAGAGAGGAATACATTGAAATAAAGTGTGTTAGACCGGTGACATTATTTGTGAGATGAAACATTCACGTGCACAGAATATATTTCCAAGTAAGGCAATTACTTACCCAGCTGGGCTGCTGGCATCCTTTTCTGGATGCTGGGGTGTTGGGTTATGCTGCTGTTGGTGCTGACCGCTCATGACCACAGACTCACAGCTATTGTCTGTGGTCGCTGTTGATGCCTGCTGAGAATGAATGAAATGAGCCATCCCCAAAGAGAGCCAAATATACAAAATCGTAATGAGAGCATAACCAAGATAAGTGACAAGTAAAACATTAGGGTTAACGGGAACCTGACTCA
This region includes:
- the LOC104440709 gene encoding homeobox-leucine zipper protein HOX32 isoform X1, which produces MALAMHRECSSKQMDASKYVRYTPEQVEALERVYNECPKPSSLRRQQLIRECPILCNIEPKQIKVWFQNRRCREKQRKEAYRLQTVNRKLNAMNKLLMEENDRLQKQVSQLVYENGYMRQQLHSQASTATTDNSCESVVMSGQHQQQHNPTPQHPEKDASSPAGLLAIAAETLTQFLAKATGTAVDWVQMIGMKPGPDSIGIVAVSRNCNGVAARVCGLVSLEPMKVAEILKDRPSWFRDCRCLEVLNVIPAGNGGTIELVYMQTYAPTTLAAARDFWTVRYTTTLEDGSLVICERSLTTSTGGPSGPSSSSFVRAEVLPSGYLIRPCEGGGAIIHIVDHVDLDAWSVPEVLRPLYESSKILAQKMTVAALRHIRQIAQESSGEIQYGGSRQPAVLRTFSQKLCRGFNDAVNGFVDDGWSVLSSDGVEDVTIAVNSSPNKFLGSQYNATIFPNFGRGVLCAKASMLLQNVPPAVLVRFLREHRSEWADHGIDAYSAASLKTSPYAIPCVRPGGFPSSHVILPLAHTVEQEEFLEVVRLEGHAFSPEDIPLAHDMYLLQLCSGVDENAVGACAQLVFAPIDESFADDAPLLPSGFRVIQLDPKTDGPAPTRTLDLASTLEVGSGGARPTCEADASTYNLRSVLTIAFQFVFENHLRDTVAIMARQYVRSVVGSVQRVAMAIAPSRLGGHLGPKSLSGSPEALTLARWICRSYRICAGAELLRGDSQAGDAVLKEFWHHSDAIMCCSVNTNVASPVFTFANQAGLDMLETTLVALQDIMLEKVLDEGGRKVLSSEFPKIMQQGIAYLPAGVCISSMGRPVAYEQAVAWKVLNDDDSHHCLAFMFMNWSFV
- the LOC104440709 gene encoding homeobox-leucine zipper protein HOX32 isoform X2 — its product is MALAMHRECSSKQMDASKYVRYTPEQVEALERVYNECPKPSSLRRQQLIRECPILCNIEPKQIKVWFQNRRCREKQRKEAYRLQTVNRKLNAMNKLLMEENDRLQKQVSQLVYENGYMRQQLHSASTATTDNSCESVVMSGQHQQQHNPTPQHPEKDASSPAGLLAIAAETLTQFLAKATGTAVDWVQMIGMKPGPDSIGIVAVSRNCNGVAARVCGLVSLEPMKVAEILKDRPSWFRDCRCLEVLNVIPAGNGGTIELVYMQTYAPTTLAAARDFWTVRYTTTLEDGSLVICERSLTTSTGGPSGPSSSSFVRAEVLPSGYLIRPCEGGGAIIHIVDHVDLDAWSVPEVLRPLYESSKILAQKMTVAALRHIRQIAQESSGEIQYGGSRQPAVLRTFSQKLCRGFNDAVNGFVDDGWSVLSSDGVEDVTIAVNSSPNKFLGSQYNATIFPNFGRGVLCAKASMLLQNVPPAVLVRFLREHRSEWADHGIDAYSAASLKTSPYAIPCVRPGGFPSSHVILPLAHTVEQEEFLEVVRLEGHAFSPEDIPLAHDMYLLQLCSGVDENAVGACAQLVFAPIDESFADDAPLLPSGFRVIQLDPKTDGPAPTRTLDLASTLEVGSGGARPTCEADASTYNLRSVLTIAFQFVFENHLRDTVAIMARQYVRSVVGSVQRVAMAIAPSRLGGHLGPKSLSGSPEALTLARWICRSYRICAGAELLRGDSQAGDAVLKEFWHHSDAIMCCSVNTNVASPVFTFANQAGLDMLETTLVALQDIMLEKVLDEGGRKVLSSEFPKIMQQGIAYLPAGVCISSMGRPVAYEQAVAWKVLNDDDSHHCLAFMFMNWSFV